From one Nilaparvata lugens isolate BPH chromosome 2, ASM1435652v1, whole genome shotgun sequence genomic stretch:
- the LOC120348750 gene encoding TM2 domain-containing protein CG10795-like: protein MSTSARVWPCSPSHTNVDECECGHARQVKSVDGCFAHLHLYALGKSVNVALFAPIFVETRRAKQRIVASQASTNGHIAVWMRRPSWEADSVYICPHPDYEFIDPKTQQPKGCTKENKAKVYCKAADGIICTKSNNSTFQKDIPCKWTNGYSFETALLLSIFLGMFGADRFYLGYPAIGLLKFCTLGFMFLGQLVDVILIATQVVGPADGSNYVIPYYGAGIQMITSNNCTYRLTQDEYLLH from the exons ATGTCGACGAGCGCGAGAGTGTGGCCATGTTCGCCAAGTCATACAAATGTCGACGAGTGCGAGTGTGGCCATGCTCGCCAAGTCAAGAGTGTGGATGGCTGCTTTGCTCATCTTCATTTGTATGCACTTGGCAAGAGTGTGAATGTGGCACTATTTGCTCCGATTTTTGTCGAGACGAGGCGAGCTAAACAAAGGATAGTGGCCAGCCAAGCATCCACAaatggtcacattgcagtgtggatgAGAAGACCTTCGTGGGAAGCTG ACTCGGTATACATTTGTCCTCATCCAGATTATGAATTCATTGATCCAAAAACACAACAACCAAAAGGTTGTACAAAAGAAAACAAGGCAAAAG TTTATTGTAAAGCGGCAGACGGCATCATTTGTACCAAATCAAACAATTCAACATTTCAAAAGGATATTCCATGCAAATGGAC aAACGGTTACTCGTTCGAAACGGCCCTGCTACTATCCATCTTCCTGGGCATGTTCGGCGCGGACAGGTTCTACCTGGGCTACCCGGCCATCGGCCTCCTCAAGTTCTGCACGCTGGGTTTCATGTTTTTGGGCCAGCTAGTAGACGTCATCCTCATCGCCACGCAGGTTGTGGGTCCGGCTGATGGATCCAACTACGTCATCCCTTACTACGGAGCTGGCATCCAAATGATCACTAGCAATAATTGCACCTACAGACTCACCCAGGATGAATATCTGCTGCATTGA